The following are encoded together in the Pedobacter sp. D749 genome:
- a CDS encoding DUF6814 family protein, which translates to MNTLKKFLGLVWMVLGPLTMTFLFIQAIDKVGLTHTNIERTNTILQWAIILFIFLPISLGLMIFGFYAWKGEYDRLPESSGEL; encoded by the coding sequence ATGAATACGTTAAAGAAGTTTTTAGGTTTGGTCTGGATGGTTTTAGGGCCATTAACAATGACTTTTTTGTTTATCCAGGCAATTGATAAAGTGGGCTTGACCCATACAAATATCGAGCGTACCAATACTATCCTGCAATGGGCAATTATCCTGTTTATTTTCCTCCCAATTAGTTTGGGGTTGATGATATTTGGCTTTTATGCATGGAAAGGTGAGTACGATCGCCTGCCAGAAAGTTCCGGGGAATTATAG
- a CDS encoding pectinesterase family protein, with protein MKAIILFLLTIISSAVYALDVKPDFVVAADGSGNFKTVQEAIHAVPDFRNKTTIIFIKKGIYKEKLVLAASKKNVKFIGENLNETILTYDDYAQKKNIFSEEKGTSGSSSFYIYGEGFSAENITFENSSGPVGQAVAVWAGGDKLIFTNCRFLGFQDTLYTYGGNNRQYYKNCYIEGTVDFIFGASTAWFESCTIFCKKAGYITAASTADTTKYGYVLNKCKIKGDAPANSFYLGRPWRPYAKVVYLNCELPDFIHPDGWNNWGKESNEKTAYYAEYKSKGKGADPENRVKWSRQLTEIEYKTYILENVFRGWNPEVK; from the coding sequence ATGAAAGCAATCATCCTATTCTTACTGACAATCATTTCATCAGCGGTTTATGCTTTAGATGTTAAACCTGATTTTGTGGTGGCTGCTGATGGAAGTGGAAACTTTAAAACCGTACAGGAAGCGATCCACGCTGTGCCGGATTTCAGGAATAAAACAACCATAATTTTCATTAAAAAAGGTATTTATAAAGAAAAACTGGTATTGGCGGCCTCTAAAAAGAATGTAAAGTTTATTGGGGAGAACTTAAACGAAACTATTTTAACCTATGATGATTATGCACAGAAGAAAAATATTTTTAGCGAAGAAAAAGGTACTTCCGGCTCTTCCAGCTTTTACATTTATGGTGAAGGCTTTTCTGCTGAGAACATCACTTTCGAAAATTCTTCAGGCCCGGTGGGGCAGGCGGTGGCCGTTTGGGCCGGTGGCGATAAACTGATTTTCACCAACTGCCGGTTTTTGGGTTTCCAGGATACACTTTATACGTATGGGGGCAATAATCGCCAGTATTATAAAAATTGTTACATCGAAGGTACGGTCGATTTTATTTTCGGTGCTTCGACAGCCTGGTTTGAAAGTTGCACCATTTTCTGCAAAAAGGCGGGTTATATTACAGCCGCTTCAACTGCTGATACCACAAAATATGGTTACGTACTCAACAAATGTAAAATCAAGGGAGATGCCCCTGCCAATAGTTTTTACCTGGGCCGCCCCTGGAGGCCTTATGCTAAAGTTGTTTACCTCAATTGCGAACTGCCTGATTTTATCCATCCCGATGGCTGGAACAATTGGGGAAAGGAAAGTAATGAGAAAACGGCTTATTATGCAGAATATAAAAGCAAGGGGAAAGGCGCCGATCCGGAAAATAGGGTAAAATGGTCGCGCCAATTAACAGAGATAGAATACAAGACCTATATTTTGGAAAACGTTTTCCGTGGATGGAATCCAGAGGTGAAATAA
- a CDS encoding glycoside hydrolase family 28 protein, with protein MKHISGRLCHIKVALACLILSSATAMAQQKQSLPIIQQVKFKKDTMSIVSFGAKGDGITLNTENINKTIASVSQKGGGVVLIPSGLWLTGPIELKSNVNLHLKRDAILQFTADFNQYKLVQGNWEGQPAWRNQSPISGVNLENIAITGSGIIDGNGGAWRMVKKDKLTETQWKNLVASGGIVKADGKMWYPSEKTLKGSNTKNPGVIEAGKTAADYEDIKDFLRPNLLVLTGCKKILLEGVTFQNSPAWNLHPLLCEDLTLRNLQVKNPWFAQNGDGVDVESCKNVLIEGSTFDVGDDGICIKSGRDEAGRKRGVPTENVIVRNNIVYHAHGGFVIGSEMSGGAKNIWVYDCSFIGTDIGLRFKTTRGRGGVVENIYINNINMIDIPGEAILFDMYYAAVDPVPLAGEKREVIKTVTVPVTEATPQFKNFYIKDVVANGAEKAIFFRGLPEMNIKDIHLENVTIKAKKGIEIIEATGIFLKNVNVITDNTSPVVMIQNGSNINISKLSYPMNSKVLFDVSGEKSKGVKISGTDVSKAKTASVLGTEVDKKALEISK; from the coding sequence ATGAAACATATTTCTGGTCGTTTATGCCATATAAAAGTAGCTCTCGCATGCTTAATTTTATCTTCTGCAACTGCTATGGCTCAACAAAAGCAAAGCTTACCCATTATTCAGCAGGTTAAATTTAAAAAAGATACCATGAGCATTGTTAGTTTTGGGGCAAAAGGAGATGGCATTACCTTAAATACCGAAAACATTAATAAAACCATTGCCAGCGTTAGCCAGAAAGGTGGAGGTGTGGTATTAATTCCCTCAGGTTTGTGGTTAACTGGTCCTATCGAGTTAAAAAGTAATGTTAACCTGCATTTAAAGCGCGATGCCATTCTTCAGTTTACGGCCGATTTTAACCAGTATAAACTTGTTCAGGGAAATTGGGAAGGTCAGCCTGCATGGCGAAACCAGAGCCCGATTTCGGGTGTAAACCTCGAAAATATTGCTATTACCGGAAGTGGGATCATCGATGGCAACGGCGGTGCCTGGCGCATGGTTAAAAAAGATAAACTTACCGAAACACAGTGGAAAAACCTCGTTGCATCCGGAGGTATAGTTAAAGCAGATGGGAAAATGTGGTACCCGTCTGAAAAAACACTTAAAGGTTCCAATACTAAAAATCCAGGAGTAATTGAAGCGGGCAAAACAGCAGCAGATTATGAAGATATCAAAGATTTTCTCCGTCCGAATTTATTGGTTTTAACGGGTTGTAAAAAAATTCTTTTAGAAGGTGTTACCTTTCAGAATTCGCCAGCTTGGAATTTACATCCTTTGCTTTGCGAGGATTTAACCTTAAGAAATTTACAGGTAAAAAATCCCTGGTTTGCACAGAACGGCGATGGAGTTGATGTTGAATCGTGTAAAAACGTATTAATTGAGGGCAGCACTTTTGATGTGGGAGATGATGGGATCTGTATCAAATCTGGTCGCGATGAAGCTGGCCGTAAACGTGGTGTACCAACTGAAAATGTAATTGTAAGAAATAATATCGTTTACCATGCCCATGGCGGTTTTGTAATCGGAAGCGAAATGAGCGGTGGTGCAAAAAACATCTGGGTGTACGACTGTTCTTTTATCGGTACCGATATCGGCCTGCGTTTTAAAACCACCCGTGGCCGTGGTGGTGTGGTAGAAAATATTTACATCAATAACATCAACATGATCGATATTCCTGGCGAAGCCATTTTGTTCGATATGTATTATGCTGCGGTTGATCCGGTTCCTTTGGCTGGCGAAAAACGTGAAGTCATTAAAACGGTTACTGTTCCTGTTACTGAGGCTACTCCCCAGTTTAAGAACTTTTACATTAAAGATGTAGTAGCTAATGGTGCTGAGAAAGCAATATTTTTCAGGGGATTACCAGAAATGAACATCAAAGATATTCATTTGGAAAACGTAACTATAAAAGCTAAGAAGGGTATCGAAATTATTGAGGCAACAGGAATTTTCCTGAAAAACGTAAATGTAATTACTGATAATACCAGTCCGGTGGTGATGATTCAGAACGGTTCGAATATCAACATCAGCAAGCTCAGCTATCCAATGAACAGCAAAGTTTTATTTGATGTTTCAGGCGAAAAATCAAAAGGGGTAAAAATTAGCGGAACTGATGTTTCTAAAGCGAAAACAGCTTCCGTTTTGGGCACTGAGGTAGATAAAAAAGCACTGGAAATTTCAAAATAA
- a CDS encoding glycoside hydrolase family 88 protein, whose translation MKQLILYTAAALIGFSILTQSGFAQKKLSEQLTLTAMEQLWQDTTVLKGPKGPRWSYDMGVVLEGSAAVWRNTGDGKYFKYIQSSMDAYLDKEGNITTYKPDDFNIDNIKNGRSLLLLYKVTGQQKYLLAATKLYDQLQKQPRTKEGGFWHKKIYPNQMWLDGLYMGEPFYAEYAKLMKKDAAFDDIAKQFILMEKNARDAKTGLLYHGYDESRTEQWADKTTGRSPNFWARAMGWYIMALVDVLDNFPADHPQRKELLAILNRTATVVVKYQDPKSGVWFDILDMPARKGNYLESSASSMFVYGLAKGVRKGWLAPSFMAAANKGYAGLKKEFIEKAGDERVNLTKTVSVSGLGGKPKYRDGSFDYYISEKVITNDPKGMGAFVCAAAEMEVDQLPKHGKGLTVTVDNFFNNEYMNGPTGDKIPFHYLWEEDDNNGFSLFGKVFNDAGVKTRTLKTAPTTSNLKGTNIYIIVDPDTEKETANPNFMNAAHAKQISDWVKAGGVLVLLLNDVGNCEISKFNVLPETFGIHFNEDSRNKVQGANFEQGAIKIPAGNAIFKTAKKVYIKEISTIVAKSPAFSALTDKGDVIVATVKYGKGTVFAVGDPWFYNEYIDGRKLPAEFENFKATNDLVNWLIKQVPGKK comes from the coding sequence ATGAAGCAATTAATCTTATATACAGCAGCTGCACTTATTGGTTTTTCTATTTTAACACAAAGTGGATTTGCCCAAAAGAAACTGTCGGAACAGTTAACCTTAACTGCAATGGAACAACTTTGGCAGGATACTACTGTTTTAAAAGGGCCAAAGGGGCCGAGATGGTCGTACGATATGGGTGTTGTGCTTGAAGGTTCGGCAGCAGTTTGGCGCAATACCGGCGATGGAAAATATTTCAAATACATCCAAAGTTCGATGGATGCTTATCTGGATAAAGAAGGAAATATCACCACTTACAAGCCCGATGACTTTAACATCGACAACATCAAAAACGGTCGTTCATTATTGTTGCTCTATAAAGTTACCGGACAGCAGAAATACCTGTTAGCAGCAACCAAATTATACGATCAGCTGCAAAAACAGCCACGTACCAAAGAAGGTGGTTTTTGGCATAAGAAAATATATCCAAACCAAATGTGGCTGGATGGTTTATACATGGGTGAGCCATTCTACGCTGAATATGCCAAGCTGATGAAAAAAGATGCTGCTTTTGATGACATCGCCAAACAGTTTATCCTCATGGAAAAAAACGCCCGCGATGCAAAAACGGGCTTGCTTTACCATGGCTATGATGAAAGCAGGACCGAACAATGGGCGGATAAAACAACCGGACGATCACCAAATTTTTGGGCCAGAGCAATGGGCTGGTACATCATGGCTTTGGTAGATGTGTTGGATAATTTTCCGGCCGATCATCCGCAAAGGAAAGAATTACTGGCCATTTTAAACCGTACGGCAACAGTGGTGGTAAAATACCAGGATCCGAAATCGGGTGTTTGGTTTGATATTTTGGACATGCCTGCCCGTAAAGGGAATTACCTGGAAAGTTCGGCATCGAGCATGTTTGTATACGGCTTAGCCAAAGGTGTACGCAAGGGCTGGCTGGCACCATCGTTTATGGCAGCGGCAAATAAAGGTTATGCAGGTTTAAAGAAAGAATTTATAGAAAAAGCAGGCGATGAAAGGGTAAACCTCACTAAAACCGTTTCCGTATCTGGTTTGGGCGGAAAACCTAAATACCGCGATGGTAGCTTCGATTATTACATCAGTGAAAAAGTAATCACCAACGATCCTAAAGGAATGGGTGCATTTGTGTGTGCCGCTGCCGAAATGGAAGTCGATCAGCTGCCAAAGCATGGGAAAGGTTTAACGGTTACGGTTGATAATTTCTTCAACAACGAATACATGAACGGTCCAACCGGAGATAAAATCCCTTTCCATTACCTTTGGGAAGAAGATGATAACAATGGTTTCTCTTTATTCGGAAAAGTATTTAACGATGCTGGTGTTAAAACCAGGACGCTTAAAACTGCACCAACAACTTCAAATTTAAAAGGAACTAACATTTACATTATTGTAGATCCTGATACCGAAAAAGAAACAGCAAACCCGAATTTCATGAATGCTGCCCATGCGAAACAGATCAGTGATTGGGTAAAAGCAGGTGGCGTTTTGGTCCTGCTATTAAACGATGTGGGTAACTGCGAAATTTCGAAATTTAATGTGTTGCCTGAAACCTTTGGGATTCATTTTAATGAAGATAGCCGCAATAAAGTTCAGGGCGCAAATTTTGAACAGGGTGCAATAAAAATCCCGGCAGGGAATGCTATTTTCAAGACAGCCAAAAAAGTGTACATCAAAGAAATTTCTACCATTGTGGCGAAAAGTCCGGCTTTTTCTGCTTTAACGGATAAAGGAGATGTGATTGTTGCTACTGTAAAATATGGTAAAGGAACAGTTTTCGCTGTGGGCGATCCCTGGTTTTATAATGAATATATCGACGGTAGAAAATTACCTGCTGAATTTGAAAATTTTAAGGCTACGAATGATTTGGTGAACTGGCTGATTAAACAGGTGCCCGGGAAGAAGTAG